In Perca fluviatilis chromosome 11, GENO_Pfluv_1.0, whole genome shotgun sequence, the following proteins share a genomic window:
- the fcer1gl gene encoding Fc receptor, IgE, high affinity I, gamma polypeptide like isoform X2, giving the protein MAHASLIAVFLIICPTCAEAISDMNVCFILDGILILYGVILTVLYCRLRMGPAKKTPANPAEKQPAEGGIYAGLTSQSTDTYETIKMDKKPIV; this is encoded by the exons ATGGCACACGCATCGCTCATCGCTGTCTTTCTGATTATCTGTCCCACCTGCGCCG AGGCCATCAGCGACATGAACGTGTGTTTCATCCTGGATGGGATTCTCATCCTTTACGGCGTCATTCTCACCGTCCTATACTGCAGACTGAGG ATGGGCCCAGCCAAGAAAACGCCTGCCAACCCCGCTGAG AAGCAGCCCGCTGAGGGAGGCATCTATGCG GGTCTGACCTCTCAAAGCACCGATACCTACGAGACCATCAAAATGGATAAAAAGCCTATCGTCTGA
- the fcer1gl gene encoding Fc receptor, IgE, high affinity I, gamma polypeptide like isoform X1, whose protein sequence is MAHASLIAVFLIICPTCAEAISDMNVCFILDGILILYGVILTVLYCRLRMGPAKKTPANPAEKQPAEGGIYAVRVLIVMIKKTFKKALEGKVTA, encoded by the exons ATGGCACACGCATCGCTCATCGCTGTCTTTCTGATTATCTGTCCCACCTGCGCCG AGGCCATCAGCGACATGAACGTGTGTTTCATCCTGGATGGGATTCTCATCCTTTACGGCGTCATTCTCACCGTCCTATACTGCAGACTGAGG ATGGGCCCAGCCAAGAAAACGCCTGCCAACCCCGCTGAG AAGCAGCCCGCTGAGGGAGGCATCTATGCGGTGAGAGTTCTCATTGTAATGattaaaaagacatttaaaaaggcACTTGAAGGAAAAGTGACAGCTTAA